A window from Bacteroidales bacterium encodes these proteins:
- a CDS encoding DUF4910 domain-containing protein gives MQKIYKQLFDLNRSLVGKDNDKALEIINSNISLKLYKFKSGTKCFDWTIPKEWKLNRAVLKNLKGNIIINSNDNILHVLNYSTSFKGIVKKEDLLKHLHTNPKLPDSIPYRTSYYDKSWGFCLSHNQYLKLKDKEYFVDIDSEFMNSHLSIGEATINEGCKKTIILSSYICHPQQANDGLSGVILLLYLYKLLLKEKKLKFTYKFYFLPETIGTIVLLSKKIINPKNIEYAIVSTCVGHGKKITYKKTFIGNHSIDNISKFVLKKYDNRIADYTPVGSDERQYSSPNIEIPCASIMRTPYYEFDEYHTSFDNLNFVSLDLIKKTADIYKKIILLYEKNKKIVSKIQGCEPFLSKCNLYRKISVPGHNDESILRNWILHLSNGNNNAIDICEKSGYSLDKVGKNIKILIGKKLIKYLF, from the coding sequence ATGCAAAAAATATATAAACAATTATTTGATTTAAATCGCTCTTTGGTCGGAAAGGATAATGATAAAGCTTTGGAAATTATTAATTCAAATATTTCATTAAAACTATATAAATTTAAATCCGGTACAAAGTGTTTTGATTGGACTATACCAAAAGAGTGGAAATTAAATAGAGCTGTTTTAAAAAATTTAAAAGGAAATATTATTATTAATTCCAATGATAATATTTTACATGTTTTAAATTATAGTACTTCATTTAAAGGTATTGTAAAAAAAGAGGATTTACTAAAACATTTACATACAAATCCCAAACTTCCGGATTCGATACCTTATAGAACTTCATATTATGATAAAAGCTGGGGATTTTGTTTGTCACATAATCAATATCTTAAATTAAAAGACAAAGAATATTTTGTAGATATAGATTCGGAATTTATGAATAGCCATTTAAGCATAGGTGAAGCTACAATTAATGAAGGATGTAAAAAAACTATTATTTTATCATCTTATATTTGTCATCCTCAACAAGCAAACGATGGACTATCTGGCGTTATTTTATTATTATATCTTTACAAACTACTGTTAAAAGAAAAAAAATTAAAATTTACATACAAATTTTATTTTCTTCCTGAAACAATCGGGACAATTGTTTTATTGTCAAAAAAAATCATTAATCCAAAAAACATCGAATATGCAATTGTTTCGACATGTGTTGGCCATGGTAAAAAAATAACATACAAAAAAACATTTATAGGTAATCATAGCATTGATAATATATCAAAATTTGTTTTAAAAAAATATGATAATAGAATTGCTGATTATACTCCGGTTGGAAGTGATGAAAGGCAATATAGCAGCCCAAACATTGAAATCCCATGCGCATCAATTATGAGAACTCCTTATTACGAATTTGACGAATATCACACATCTTTTGATAATCTGAATTTCGTATCTTTAGATTTAATAAAAAAAACAGCTGATATTTATAAAAAAATTATACTGTTGTATGAAAAAAACAAAAAAATAGTTTCGAAAATACAAGGTTGCGAGCCATTTTTATCAAAATGCAATTTATATAGAAAAATAAGTGTACCCGGGCATAATGATGAATCCATATTAAGAAACTGGATATTGCACCTTTCAAATGGCAACAATAACGCGATAGACATATGTGAAAAATCTGGGTATTCTTTAGATAAAGTGGGAAAAAACATAAAAATATTAATTGGGAAAAAATTAATAAAATATTTATTTTAG
- a CDS encoding HAD family hydrolase has translation MLKAILYDLGDVFFEAHYWRKWNFEQLTSMSYFKGKFKEFYELYESFLEPVYKGEIKYKQAFMKFLDHLNVPDSNEFYKVSFEKKLFFEQNRILFNGVKETLCELKKKSILNIVITDNESSEIQIRKDIIEKFKINQYIDKVISSKDLRISKTNPIIYKITLDLFELNYDEVLFIAHDKNEIDGAIQVGIKVVEFNNYLQESTDAEYKIEKFCEIIEIIRNSNSK, from the coding sequence ATGTTAAAAGCAATATTATATGATTTAGGTGATGTTTTTTTTGAAGCGCATTACTGGAGAAAATGGAATTTCGAGCAATTAACTTCTATGTCTTATTTTAAAGGTAAATTTAAAGAATTCTATGAGCTTTATGAATCTTTTCTTGAACCTGTTTATAAAGGCGAAATAAAATATAAACAAGCATTCATGAAATTTTTAGATCACTTAAATGTTCCAGATAGTAATGAATTCTATAAAGTTTCATTTGAAAAGAAATTGTTTTTTGAGCAAAATAGAATTTTATTTAACGGCGTTAAAGAAACACTTTGCGAATTAAAAAAAAAGTCAATTTTAAATATTGTAATTACAGATAATGAGTCAAGTGAAATTCAAATACGAAAAGACATAATTGAAAAGTTTAAAATCAATCAATACATTGATAAAGTAATTTCATCAAAAGATTTGAGAATTAGCAAAACGAACCCCATTATATACAAAATTACTTTGGATTTATTTGAATTAAATTATGATGAAGTTTTATTTATTGCACATGATAAAAATGAAATTGATGGAGCCATTCAAGTAGGTATTAAGGTTGTTGAATTTAATAATTATTTGCAAGAATCAACAGATGCTGAATATAAAATTGAAAAATTTTGTGAGATTATTGAAATTATTAGAAATTCTAATTCAAAATAA
- a CDS encoding ABC transporter permease: MQTIIYEPNSRQRTNFIKIYFTLFKNIINNKELIFQLFKRDFLMSYKKSFLGMGWLIFTPVLGILSWVFMNFSGILAPGDVGTSYTAYVLIGTSLWGLFMNIYNGTSQALNSASGFIMQVKFPHDILVIKESLQQLCNFAIMFIINIIVLFLVGVIPSWKIIFLPILLIPIFLAGASIGLFVSMLSIIAVDLQKFFSFMMSLLMFLTPIIYSDKLELKSYDTLHKIVALNPMTYLICEVRNIIIHGKIEHLAMYFYSVLFIFIVFLLSWRAFYISEEKVIEKMI, encoded by the coding sequence ATGCAAACAATTATCTACGAACCAAATTCGCGACAAAGAACAAATTTTATAAAAATTTATTTCACATTATTTAAAAATATAATAAATAATAAGGAATTAATATTTCAGTTATTTAAACGCGATTTTTTAATGTCATACAAGAAATCATTTTTGGGAATGGGCTGGCTTATATTTACACCGGTTTTAGGAATACTTTCTTGGGTTTTTATGAATTTTTCGGGAATACTTGCACCAGGTGATGTGGGGACTTCGTATACAGCTTATGTATTAATAGGTACATCTCTCTGGGGATTATTCATGAACATTTATAACGGCACATCACAGGCATTAAATTCTGCATCGGGTTTCATCATGCAGGTAAAATTTCCTCATGATATTCTGGTTATTAAGGAATCCTTACAGCAACTATGTAATTTTGCAATTATGTTCATAATAAATATAATTGTACTTTTTTTAGTTGGTGTCATTCCAAGTTGGAAAATTATTTTTTTACCGATATTACTTATTCCGATATTTCTTGCAGGAGCATCTATCGGATTATTTGTTTCCATGCTAAGCATTATTGCAGTTGACCTTCAAAAATTTTTTTCTTTTATGATGAGCTTGCTTATGTTCTTAACTCCCATAATATATTCAGATAAACTTGAACTTAAATCTTATGACACGCTGCATAAAATTGTTGCATTGAACCCGATGACGTATTTAATTTGTGAAGTAAGAAATATTATAATTCACGGTAAAATTGAACATTTAGCTATGTATTTTTATTCGGTATTGTTTATATTCATTGTTTTCTTATTATCCTGGCGTGCATTTTATATTTCGGAAGAAAAAGTTATTGAAAAAATGATTTGA
- a CDS encoding HTH domain-containing protein, translating into MKLSFQEIGDGFWGELSYLKQKIPTISFTNVGKDVEDLLKAIYELIKSKPWITIPEMSHELDINSRTAERYIAKLKLMKIIERNGGKKAGNWKIKKQFLK; encoded by the coding sequence GTGAAGCTGAGCTTTCAGGAAATTGGAGATGGCTTTTGGGGAGAGTTGAGTTATTTAAAACAAAAAATTCCCACAATTAGTTTTACAAATGTAGGGAAAGATGTTGAAGATTTATTAAAAGCAATTTATGAATTAATAAAAAGCAAACCATGGATTACCATTCCTGAAATGTCTCACGAGCTTGATATTAATTCAAGAACAGCAGAGCGATATATTGCAAAATTAAAATTAATGAAAATTATTGAAAGAAACGGAGGCAAAAAAGCCGGAAATTGGAAAATAAAAAAACAATTTTTAAAATAA
- a CDS encoding radical SAM protein gives MKKLLFIYPTMITEAPMTLAMLSSVAKQEGWNTKACINTFKRPLTIEDFVFSAKKYGADLVGISMITFEVLFVYKLVKSLKDAGFKVIIGGSHPTDVPEECIKYGADVVIVGEGEYVLRDILKEWPDVKTGIRERKPYIKNLDDLSLPDLDIFDINDFGDKNGFIKGFHRIYTSRGCPSFCTFCDWQVFKQEWRVLSVKKIIEDIRRRSEKYDLNSFAIADDCFTVDHKRVYEFCNEIVKITPKIEWRASSRANLVNAELLKAMREANCFSIAFGLESGDAETLKKTAKSVTLEENIRGPWLAHEAGLEVYGCLMTGFPWETTQSIQNQIDLIHKTWDAVSLFQVSGSLMPFPGTAIYKKYAKEYGFEKYWLNPKYQQYGIQVYQNALNPLKSSNFYQRYLFDDTYIKEETFFKYSPEYKNKIKELVIEIGRHNLLFMFPNQKIKQKYFFQLSKASMLFSNIFPGLEKKIGGFIFDILSKNKRTSIENLRDNRRGIVKKRKPQKKEIDIKAKNV, from the coding sequence ATGAAAAAGTTGTTATTTATATATCCAACAATGATAACAGAGGCTCCAATGACTTTGGCAATGTTATCATCGGTAGCCAAACAAGAGGGGTGGAATACTAAAGCATGTATTAATACTTTCAAAAGGCCACTTACAATAGAAGATTTTGTATTTTCTGCCAAGAAGTATGGTGCGGATTTAGTTGGTATTTCAATGATAACTTTTGAAGTTTTATTTGTTTATAAACTTGTAAAATCGCTTAAAGATGCAGGATTTAAAGTCATTATTGGTGGTTCTCATCCAACAGATGTGCCTGAAGAGTGCATAAAATATGGTGCAGATGTAGTAATTGTTGGGGAAGGGGAATATGTATTAAGGGATATTTTAAAGGAATGGCCTGATGTTAAAACAGGCATAAGAGAACGAAAACCTTATATTAAGAATTTGGATGATTTATCTTTGCCGGATTTAGATATTTTTGATATTAATGATTTTGGAGATAAAAATGGCTTTATTAAGGGATTTCATCGAATATATACCAGCAGAGGATGTCCTTCTTTTTGTACCTTTTGTGATTGGCAAGTTTTTAAACAAGAATGGAGAGTTCTGTCCGTTAAGAAAATTATTGAGGACATAAGAAGGCGCAGTGAAAAATATGATTTAAATTCATTTGCTATTGCTGATGATTGTTTCACTGTTGACCATAAAAGAGTTTATGAGTTTTGTAATGAAATTGTTAAAATTACTCCGAAAATAGAATGGCGAGCTAGTTCTAGAGCAAATTTGGTGAATGCCGAACTTTTAAAGGCAATGAGAGAAGCAAATTGTTTTTCAATTGCTTTTGGCTTGGAAAGTGGGGATGCCGAAACCTTAAAAAAAACAGCCAAAAGTGTTACTCTGGAAGAAAACATTCGCGGACCATGGTTAGCTCATGAAGCAGGTTTGGAAGTTTATGGATGTTTGATGACTGGATTTCCTTGGGAAACGACGCAAAGCATTCAAAATCAGATAGACCTTATTCATAAAACATGGGATGCAGTTTCATTATTTCAGGTATCAGGAAGTTTAATGCCATTTCCAGGTACTGCTATTTATAAAAAATATGCGAAAGAGTATGGTTTTGAAAAATATTGGTTGAACCCGAAATACCAACAATATGGAATTCAGGTTTATCAGAATGCATTAAATCCATTAAAAAGCAGCAACTTTTACCAGCGTTATTTATTTGATGATACCTACATAAAAGAAGAAACATTTTTTAAATATTCTCCAGAATATAAAAATAAAATTAAGGAATTAGTTATTGAAATAGGACGACACAATTTGCTATTTATGTTTCCTAACCAAAAGATTAAACAAAAGTATTTTTTTCAGTTGTCAAAAGCATCTATGTTATTTTCCAATATTTTTCCTGGTTTAGAAAAAAAAATTGGAGGTTTCATATTTGATATTCTTAGCAAGAATAAAAGAACTTCAATTGAAAATTTAAGAGATAATCGTAGAGGAATTGTAAAAAAAAGAAAACCTCAGAAAAAGGAAATTGATATTAAAGCAAAAAATGTTTAA